Within the Candidatus Lokiarchaeota archaeon genome, the region TGTTCAAGGAGCCATTTCCCCCCCTCGAATGTGGGAGCCAGTAGTCCAGTTGTTGGAACCACGGTAAACATAATCGTATTCGATTTGTAAGCGTGTCTGATTTTTCCTGTGCTTCCTGAGAAGGAGAAATGCCAATCTTTTCCTTCTATTAGGAAATCAAATCCAATATTCCATTGGAACTTTGATAGGGCGTTTAATTTTCGTTTGGCCCAATCTGTATCCTTCTGTTTTTCTCGGAGGATTTCTACAGCTTCGGCAATATTTTCGATTATCCGAATTGATTCTTGATGTGGTATCGCTTCCTTGAGATTGGATGTAGGTGCGTCTCGATCTAACCAGAATACATTCCTCCTCTTGATTTGTCCCAAAAAGTGTGTGAGCCTTATTCTGGCTGCTGAAAGAACAGTGTCGATTTCTTTTGTCGGAAATACGCTCTGTTGAGCTGGGTAGACATGTTCAAGCTCCCAAGGAATGACTCCAATCGGAGTCACAAATGCGAGAATTGAGGCCGTAGGTAGTGCCTCCTTGATTGCTTCAGTTAAATCTGGAAATGATTCTGAAAATGGTCTCTCCCCAAGAGATGGGACCAACATAAGAGAATCAGTATTGCGATACGGATAGGAGGAAACAAGCTGATTATGGAACTTCACGAATGCAGGATGGCGAGCAGATTCAGCCCCTGTGAAGAACACGGAGCTTGAGGCACCAAGAGGATAATGAGGAAGGAATTGACTCTGATAATCTAACATAATCTGAAGTCCTTGATACAATTCTGGATGCCCCCGCGCGCGAATAGCTGCAAGTTCGAAAAGTTTTCCATCAGCTATGGCCTGTCGAACCCTTCGCATCTCAGCTGCAGCGACATAGAGATTGTGTTTTGAAAGCATAATCTCTCTCTCTTCATCTGGTAGGGATTCAAGTTCCTGCTGTGTGGTTTGAGAACAAATAGGACACGAACAGGGCAGTTCTCTAAGTTGATGAAGATGTACCGTTCCTGTGGGAAGCATCATTCTATCTGACTGGGCGAATTTCGCGTAAGAAGCGGAGTCAAATAGGTCACACCCCAATAATGCCGCAAGAGCAAAGAACATCGGGTGTCCACATCCAAAAAGATGCACGGGTCTATTAAGAGGGAGAACACTCTTTGCTGCCAAGGTGGCTCTAACTATATCCGCATACCGGTATGATTCCATAAGTGGAACAACACCACCAACCGGGTGAATATCTAGGTCTAGTGAGCCCATCTGCTTAGCGGACCGTTTCCTAAGGTCGCTATAGATACCCCCTTGTATTGTGCCCGCCAGTAGCATGTCTCCCTTCTCTCCAACTGATTTCTTAGCTCTTTCAAAGGATATCTCTGCGTTCTTTTCGACTTTTGATTTACCTACATCGGGCTCTGAAAACACATCGAGTATGGTTCCCATGTCGGCACCAATGTCTCTTTGAAATCTGACAATTTCGAGCGGTTCTATATGGTCTTCAGGTAACTTAT harbors:
- the tgtA gene encoding tRNA guanosine(15) transglycosylase TgtA codes for the protein MNIFEVRSKEGLARLGVLSTEHGDVRTPLLMPVVHPDRKAIPVQDLVDKYGFQMVITNSFIIHSKDNLREGALRDGVHSLLDFDGPIMTDSGTFQMYFHKLPEDHIEPLEIVRFQRDIGADMGTILDVFSEPDVGKSKVEKNAEISFERAKKSVGEKGDMLLAGTIQGGIYSDLRKRSAKQMGSLDLDIHPVGGVVPLMESYRYADIVRATLAAKSVLPLNRPVHLFGCGHPMFFALAALLGCDLFDSASYAKFAQSDRMMLPTGTVHLHQLRELPCSCPICSQTTQQELESLPDEEREIMLSKHNLYVAAAEMRRVRQAIADGKLFELAAIRARGHPELYQGLQIMLDYQSQFLPHYPLGASSSVFFTGAESARHPAFVKFHNQLVSSYPYRNTDSLMLVPSLGERPFSESFPDLTEAIKEALPTASILAFVTPIGVIPWELEHVYPAQQSVFPTKEIDTVLSAARIRLTHFLGQIKRRNVFWLDRDAPTSNLKEAIPHQESIRIIENIAEAVEILREKQKDTDWAKRKLNALSKFQWNIGFDFLIEGKDWHFSFSGSTGKIRHAYKSNTIMFTVVPTTGLLAPTFEGGKWLLEHGLDEKYIVVMEDEAAEFVAKGRSALAKFVENANDKLGAGEEVVVTNTSGRLVGTGKSNLTGKGMLDFSRGVAVDIRHSLQHSDDVQ